One part of the Paroedura picta isolate Pp20150507F chromosome 5, Ppicta_v3.0, whole genome shotgun sequence genome encodes these proteins:
- the LOC143838990 gene encoding protein NKG7-like isoform X1, with translation MEGLQIAACVFSFISLLLLIIAMASNYWIINLNITHSGLWQICDAITCLSYGMEVRDYIHATRAFLFMGMIAGAVSFFGLCASFYHSHIGSVSIKPLAMSASFAAGVCSLIAMATFTGMYSQYIVLGRWYGWSFGLGWASFPLFLITGGLAWK, from the exons ATGGAAGGTCTGCAAATCGCTGCCTGCGTTTTCTCCTTCATAAGCCTCTTGCTGCTCATCATTGCCATGGCTTCAAACTACTGGATAATTAATTTAAACATTACACATTCAGGACTGTGGCAAATTTGTGATGCTATAACTTGTTTATCGTATGGGATGGAAGTGAGAG ATTACATCCATGCCACCCGAGCCTTCCTGTTCATGGGGATGATTGCCGGCGCTGTTTCCTTCTTTGGTCTTTGTGCCTCATTTTACCACAGCCACATCGGCTCCGTTTCCATAAAGCCTCTCGCCATGTCGGCCAGCTTTGCAGCAG GTGTTTGCTCTTTGATTGCCATGGCCACATTCACAGGAATGTATAGTCAATACATAGTCCTTGGGAGATGGTATGGATGGTCCTTTGGTCTTGGCTGGGCCTCATTCCCCCTGTTTCTTATAACGG GTGGGCTTGCTTGGAAGTAG
- the LOC143838990 gene encoding protein NKG7-like isoform X2, which translates to MEDYIHATRAFLFMGMIAGAVSFFGLCASFYHSHIGSVSIKPLAMSASFAAGVCSLIAMATFTGMYSQYIVLGRWYGWSFGLGWASFPLFLITGGLAWK; encoded by the exons ATGGAAG ATTACATCCATGCCACCCGAGCCTTCCTGTTCATGGGGATGATTGCCGGCGCTGTTTCCTTCTTTGGTCTTTGTGCCTCATTTTACCACAGCCACATCGGCTCCGTTTCCATAAAGCCTCTCGCCATGTCGGCCAGCTTTGCAGCAG GTGTTTGCTCTTTGATTGCCATGGCCACATTCACAGGAATGTATAGTCAATACATAGTCCTTGGGAGATGGTATGGATGGTCCTTTGGTCTTGGCTGGGCCTCATTCCCCCTGTTTCTTATAACGG GTGGGCTTGCTTGGAAGTAG